A region of the Elusimicrobiota bacterium genome:
GAAAGAGGAAGGGAAAAAACAATAGAGATTTGCGGCCGGTCAGAAGAACAACTTGAAGAAATACTAGACACTATTCCTTGAAATATTTTAAAAATCAAAAATTAAAAGCAACGATGAGAAGCGTAAAAACACTTTTCTTTAAAAATAACACCCTTTATATCCTCAACCAGCTTCTGCTTCCACGAAAAGCACAATATGTAAAATGCAAAAGTTACAAAGAAGTGGCTGATGCGATTAAAAAAATGGTAATAAGAGGCGCTCCCGCGATCGGCGTGGCGGCGGCTTTCGGCGTAGCTTTGGCTGCAAATGAAAAAAGATTTAGCAGCCCGGAAAAACTAAAAAAATATATCCAAAAAGCCGTAAAAGCCCTTTCTCAGACACGTCCTACCGCAGTAAATCTTTTCTGGTCGTTGCAAAAAATGAAAAATTTATTGAGCCAAAAGGCAAAGACTCCGGACGAATTAGCCCAAAGATTAAAAAAAGAAGCTCTGAAAATTTATAACGAAGATATTAGTACAAATAAGCTCATTGGTAAATTGGGGTCCAAGCTTTTCAAAAAAAAATCTGTAGTAATTACTCACTGCAACGCGGGAGCTCTTGCTACCGCCGGTTACGGAACGGCTTTGGGCGTAATACGTTCTGCTTATTCTAAAGGGAAAATAAAAATGGTTTTTGTTGATGAAACAAGGCCGTATCTGCAGGGATCCCGTTTAACCGCATGGGAAATGAAACAGGAAAATATACCGTACGTGTTGATTACAGACAATATGGCCGGATATTTTATGAAAACGGCCGGTATCAGCGCGGTAATTGTCGGGG
Encoded here:
- the mtnA gene encoding S-methyl-5-thioribose-1-phosphate isomerase, which encodes MRSVKTLFFKNNTLYILNQLLLPRKAQYVKCKSYKEVADAIKKMVIRGAPAIGVAAAFGVALAANEKRFSSPEKLKKYIQKAVKALSQTRPTAVNLFWSLQKMKNLLSQKAKTPDELAQRLKKEALKIYNEDISTNKLIGKLGSKLFKKKSVVITHCNAGALATAGYGTALGVIRSAYSKGKIKMVFVDETRPYLQGSRLTAWEMKQENIPYVLITDNMAGYFMKTAGISAVIVGADRIARNGDTANKIGTYSLSVLAKYHKIPFYVAAPISTIDLNTPSGDEIVIEERSSDEVLYIHGKSIAPIGARAYHPGFDVTPSENITAIITEKGVFKPKEIKNIHPAL